AATGAATGTTGTAAGTGTGTTGATACGCAATGCATTTTCCTTACTAAACTcaggttttaattttttttttaacttaacgtAATTTTTCTACCATTCTAACCGAAGTATAGCATCATAAGTATCAGCCTCTCTTTTGGAATTAGATATCAGACTTTACTGTCAATCACTGAAAGGTTTCGGTTTATAATTTGGAGAAAGTGGTAACATAGAGTTTTACTTATGCGCCACGGCATTCAAATGGTCTTGCTCGGAAAGAATATCTGCGTGTAAATGTCCAAAATGAGAGCATATACCAGGCTTAAACAGGGAGTCGAAAAAAAAAGGATGTATCCCTCCCTacgacaagatacttgtatctacgttggccattcttttttatgaaacaaagcaataccaatttGGAATGGGAaatagtagtcaacacttcggtgttgacatgaatatcaataacgtggtcaatttttttttatataaatttcctgtaaacaaaagtttatatatttcgaaaaactaaggattttcttattccaggcatagatttccttagccgtatttggcccaacatatttaggaattttggatcctcaatgctcttcaactttgtaattgtttggctttataaataatttgatatgagcgtcactgatgagtcttatgtagacgaaacgcgcgtctggcgtactaaattataatcctggtacctttgataactatttacaccactgggtcgatgccactgctggtggacgtttcgtccccgagggtatcaccagaccagtagtcaacacttcggtgttgacatgaataccaataatgtggtcatttttttttataaatttcctgtaaacaaaagtttaaatttttcgaaaaactaaggattttcttattccaggcatagatttccttagccgtatttggcacaactttttggaatttggatcctcaatgctcttcaactttgtaattgtttggctttataaatattttgatatgagcgtcactgatgagtcttatgtagacgaaacgcgcgtctggcgtactaaattataatcctggtacctttgataactatttacaccactgggtcgatgccactgttggtggacgtttcgtccccgagggtatcaccagcccagtagtcaacacttcggtgttgacatgaatatcaataatgtggtcattttttttttttttataaatttcctgtaaacaaaagtttatatttttcgaaaaactaaagattttcttattccaggcatagatttccttagccgtatttggcccaactttttggaattttggatcctcaatgctcttcaactttgtaattgtttggctttataaataatttgatatgagcgtcactgatgagtcttatgtagacgaaacgcgcgtctggcgtactaaattataatcctggtacctttgataactattgtgtaACGTGTATAAAGTCAAAAGTTTTATatctattgcaagatgaaagagtatTAGATTTTatgtactctaaaatatcgttggaatttttaagtatccacatctgattcatgcCAACTCCAGAATAGGCAGTTTCAAAATCCCTTTGAAGCCCAACTTTGATtgcttttaaaattgattttaataatttagaaagaggtttcgtagAGCACTTTGAACATATTGAAGGCCCAGCAATTTATATCGTTGTGTGTAAGCATACATGTGTAGTTTATGtgtccaatacagtgatggaagatccagttcaaCCAGGGTATATGTTACGTttttaagtgaattgttaataAGGATGAAGTTAAgagctttatctgcggggacaacaacatatttgtcatggaggtaggacatGTGTGTTTTGCAATATTTGTGTCTTTGATGTTTGATGTAGCATGGGTATCGATAGACCCATTAAGTTTCTTAATTCTAATTTGTATCAACGATCACTGCATTAATCTATTCGTaaagagtatctacgtcttcTTTATCGCATGTAACCCATCGGATTATCATATTTACTCCATTACGTTCTATGTGTTCTTCTCTCTATACTGGATCCTGCATTTCTATTGTTCTTGTTGGTTCCTAATGTCATGACGAACTTTTCTTGAATTCTcatttgataaattattaatgaatttgatgcgactggcatacaagtgagaggtttagctagctataaaatcaggttctttcaacataagaaaatgccaataccaggtcaggaatatgtcagttgttatccattcgtttgacgtaTTTGAGCTTTTTAACTTGTCATTTTCCTTTCTGCATTTCTCTAGGAGtttagtttttttgtgattttactttttataaagttATCGAGAAACTAATGTTCAAATTTCCAGAGGCAATATTGTACCTTGAGTAATTTTGCTATGTTTATGTCCCCTTTCGGTCATATAGCTATTTGCGTGTTTATGTAGGATAAAATATTGTCCGCCATTACATTATCCACCGGACACTCCTTCACAGTAAATTGTGTTCACGGACATATTGTTATTATGAAATATCGTCCACAGATGTGAAAAAGGGGACAGTATTTCACGTGAAAAAGTGTCCACTTTCAATACTTATAAAAGTTATGCATAGcttcaattaaaaaagtgaaataattgaAAAAGTCTAGGCTGGTTAAACCGTCGTCGTTGATGGACAACAATTGTTTACTCTCATTGTACCTCACAACAACAACTATCAAGCAGGAATACTTACTGATAGAATGTCAAAATACACATTTCATTGAAGCTCTTCTGCAGTATACATATTCACTTCGTCTGTCATCTATCACGAAGACTATATGCTGACATTTTTATTAATCGTTctgtcttttttcttcttttctgttCCCTTTTTTTTTGGTAACATTTATACTaggtttttttcttttgtactCCTTTTGTTTTACCTTCTTTAAAGTAGTAATGTTCTCGATTGGTTGCTTTTGTAACAGCTTTGATTACATACACTTCATTTGAACGTTGgaggatagttatctcattggcaatcgtaccacatctcttAATATTATGTACAAAATTTATCAGGTATAATGTACAGGCTCTCTGTTTCTATTTTGCCAATCCTAAAACTTTGTTAGTCGGTTGATAGCGATtaattttgtccttttttgatttcctttagagttcggtatttttgttatactttaagggggtagaccttggttcagggagataactctttaaatcagttaagcgtttgtaaaagtcaagttcatcaatgtattttaagcatttacctgaaacagattgaaaataatctatgtaacctagaagcttagaatatatttttgaaaatggttgacacaaacgtactgatgattttaagagttatttcccttaacctaggtctacctccttaaagaGGATCTACAAtgaaatctacattttacacTTCATAGAATTGGTGACATTCTTTAGAATTTACCTGTTGTGTTGCTCACGTGTCCAACATTGTAGCAATGATGTTTCATTTTTCATGTTGGGCTTTATTTGGAAtcacatttttacatttttggttttttcattgatgttttattttctgtaaattttagtCTTTGTGACTACTTGTATGTTGAAGTTTAAGCTTCTTTTTTTTGAATGGATTTGGTCATTCTTGTATGACCCTTTTAAATATCTAGTTCTTCACGTACATCCTGGCtttgaaattttaggtttttccggtgattaattttgaataatattagaATGTAAGGTTTCAGTTCCTTAAGTCAATGTTGAACTTGGATGCATTGGcgacttttatttcatttttggtcaaatagctcttcaactgttgtttatacatccttggctttcaaatactTGACTTTGGGCGTTTCTGATAAAAGTTAATCCAGAAAGTGCTTCGGAAGAAACGCATTTACATAGCGTTATTTTCcttaaacttatcatagataaaATCAAGGTTTTCTATTTCAAAGTGACCATGTAATAGATTTCAATGCAGTAAGTTCGTGTATTTTTATGGCAActaaatatctattttattttaattttattatctcaaaaaagaaacatttgCATATGAAAATAATATGTTTTACTCTATATTATATAATGAACAGTAATAgttaataatttattatatacaatatttttacaaaattttgaagcATCAGAACAACTTAACATAGTTAACTTAAAGATTAACAATGTTTTCATTTACTTTCGCCCAAATCTCATAAATCTTTTATCTTCCGTCGTCGACTTGCCGAATCTCATAAATCGTTTTTCTGCTGGGTCTCGCCCGAATCGCATAAATCTTTTGTCTTCTGTTGATTTTCCAAATCGCATAAATCTTTTTTCTTTGTCTTCGCCATCAACACTTTTACCAAATCGCATAAATCTTTTTTCATCGTCTCCACTTTTACCAAATCGCATAAATCTTTTATCGGCTTCTAAGCTTTTTCCAAATCGCATGAATCTTTTATCGGCTTCGGCACTCTTTCCAAATCTCATGAATCTTTTCTCGTCGTCGTTATCCATGCTCTTTCCGAATCTCATAAATCGTTTGTCTTCTGTTCCACCTCTACCGAATCTCATAAATCGCTTGTCTTCGACCCCGTATGTTTCATCGCCTTCGTCCTCTCCAAAATTTCCATCCGCTCGCTTACCGAATCTCATGAAACGCTTATCTTCCCCAGCTCTACCGAATCTCATAAACCGCTTGTCTTCAGTGCCACCTCTTCCGAATCTCATAAATCGTTTGTCTTCGACCCCGTAAGTATCGTCCCCTTCTTCCTCTCCAAAATCTTCATCCCCACGCTTACCGAACCTCATAAATCGCTTGTCGGCGTTTTCACGTTTACCAAATCGCATGAATCTCTTTCCAAATCGCATAAACCGCTTATCTGCAGCTTTCAAGTTTTCATCAGCAGAATCTTCATTTGTTGCATAGGAATTATCTACATTTCTCTTTTTAATTTCGGCTTCTGGTTCAGTATTGTCTGTCACACTTTTCTTTTCAGGTACATCTTTAACCGCATCGATAGATCTTCGTTTTCGTATTTTAAGACCATTTTGATTGGCAGATTCAACTTTGACTAAAGCTGCTTTTAATATATCTGCAAGTCCAACATTATCAAATCCTCCGCCTCCTCCGGATCGACCAAATCTAAGAAAACGTTTGTCCTCTGTTTGGTATGGACTCCGACCAAATCGAAAGAAATGGTCGCCTGCTAGAGCTCTGCCAAATCGAAGAAAGTTTCTCTTTTGTGCGTTAGTATCGTCTgtgtctgaaaataaataattaaaaattaccaaatatttcataaaaatttattgtgTTTCCAAATATTAGAAAATATACTGTTACTGGTTTAATATAATTGATACtttgtataatattatattacattatttgaaaaacaaagttCGTCCCATTTTAGAACTgactaatttttttaaaagaaagttatATCTTCGGTTTTGTGTATTCTAATTCCTTCTTTGGGAAGCTCGTTTTTAGGTTATATCTATACTTGTATTTGctcaaaaatacaaatatgatcgAACACAAGTTAAAGACGGTTATTAAGTCTATCTTTTACAAAATATAGGTATAACAATATCGAGAATTATACAAATAAATCTCATTTAAAAAGGCAATTGCAACATGTGcaatcaatatacaaaaaagaaaaaatgtataCAATTAGAAAAATATGGAAGTCTGTGAACACggtgattttatttttgtattcgtTTATATTATTCGATTATGATAAGAACAATCTTTTggatttttatgaatgaaattttttttttaagaattaattAGAATTATATATCAAATTCAAAAGTAATGTAAAAACATAATTGACAAACAGTGCTTTAGCACTTTGATTTATGCTACTTTTTTCTATTTCTGACTAATATCTCACATTCTTATTTAAAGCAATTCTCGTTCATAAATGGTATTCTACGTTATATCCCAAAGGGTTCCGAATGTCAATCTTTGATGTAGAAAGCCAGGAGAATTCAGTAAATTATCTTAACCGACGACCATTGTATTCTCCCGTGGCAATTACAACGTTGAGTTATGATTTATTGAATCAATAAAG
Above is a window of Mytilus galloprovincialis chromosome 7, xbMytGall1.hap1.1, whole genome shotgun sequence DNA encoding:
- the LOC143083607 gene encoding uncharacterized protein LOC143083607, encoding MWTQSYATLIVAAIINWISVKVHADELSRWCLDNQEICSNLIQNLRDTDDTNAQKRNFLRFGRALAGDHFFRFGRSPYQTEDKRFLRFGRSGGGGGFDNVGLADILKAALVKVESANQNGLKIRKRRSIDAVKDVPEKKSVTDNTEPEAEIKKRNVDNSYATNEDSADENLKAADKRFMRFGKRFMRFGKRENADKRFMRFGKRGDEDFGEEEGDDTYGVEDKRFMRFGRGGTEDKRFMRFGRAGEDKRFMRFGKRADGNFGEDEGDETYGVEDKRFMRFGRGGTEDKRFMRFGKSMDNDDEKRFMRFGKSAEADKRFMRFGKSLEADKRFMRFGKSGDDEKRFMRFGKSVDGEDKEKRFMRFGKSTEDKRFMRFGRDPAEKRFMRFGKSTTEDKRFMRFGRK